A portion of the Corynebacterium ammoniagenes DSM 20306 genome contains these proteins:
- a CDS encoding F0F1 ATP synthase subunit epsilon: MADITVELVSVERMLWSGKATIISAETTEGEIGVLPGHEPLLGQLAENGVVTFRPVDGDRKVAAVQGGFLSVSLEKITVLADWAVWADEVNESQAQEDAQSSDELVASRGQAALRALTRSRES; the protein is encoded by the coding sequence ATGGCTGACATCACCGTGGAACTGGTTTCTGTTGAGCGCATGTTGTGGTCTGGAAAGGCCACTATCATTTCCGCAGAGACCACCGAGGGTGAGATCGGCGTGCTTCCGGGTCACGAACCATTGCTTGGCCAGCTGGCTGAAAATGGCGTCGTAACCTTCCGCCCAGTCGACGGCGACCGTAAGGTCGCTGCCGTCCAGGGTGGCTTCCTCTCCGTTTCCCTCGAGAAGATCACCGTTCTTGCTGACTGGGCAGTCTGGGCCGATGAGGTTAATGAATCTCAGGCACAGGAAGACGCACAGTCCTCCGATGAACTGGTTGCTTCTCGTGGACAGGCAGCGCTTCGCGCCTTGACTCGTTCTCGCGAAAGCTAA
- the glgB gene encoding 1,4-alpha-glucan branching protein GlgB: protein MSIPADDLHLLNQCRHFNPHGFYGWHDGTVHTRRPGAERVELVTSTDVLPMRNLGDDIFFAELDEDQDYRLRITYPAQPPRDIADGYLFLPTLGSLDLHLISEGRHERLWEVLGANLKTYPSELGEITGTAFAVWAPNAEGVSVVGDFCGWNAAQYPMRSLGSTGIWEVFIPGVGAGERYKFAIHTKDGHRIDKADPMARKTLAPPETASVIETSDYQWTDGEWINSRTTDLDVPMSVYEVHVGSWKQGSNYATLQEELIPYLLEHGFTHVELMPVAEHPFGGSWGYQVSSYYAPSARWGNPDDLRSLIDALHNAGIGVIVDWVPAHFPKDSFSLGKFDGQACYEHPDPRRGEQQDWGTYVFDFGRNEVRNFLVANALYWAEEFHIDGLRVDAVASMLYLDYSRDDWIPNVHGGRENLEAVHFLQEANATLHRHHPGVLTIAEESTSWPGVTDSTENGGLGFNLKWNMGWMNDTLEYFGYDPIHRSYHHNELTFSMVYAYSERYMLPFSHDEVVHGKGTLWTRMPGDDWNKAAGVRALFGYMFSHPGKKLMFMGCEFGQTTEWSEAHSVDWSNLEGWGHEYHHGIKRLVRDLNHTYQQHPALWSQDFSQDGFQWVKADDANNSILGYVRYGTDGSVILAVCNFAGTSQPDYGMWVPEDGTWELIFNTDDKAYEGAGNDLAQQITSADNSTNLHIPAQSVQWYKLQR from the coding sequence ATGAGCATTCCTGCAGATGATCTGCATCTTTTAAACCAGTGCCGTCACTTTAACCCCCACGGGTTTTACGGCTGGCATGACGGAACCGTGCACACCCGCCGCCCCGGTGCGGAACGCGTGGAGCTAGTGACCTCCACCGACGTGCTGCCCATGCGCAACCTCGGCGATGATATCTTCTTCGCCGAATTAGACGAGGACCAAGACTACCGGCTGCGCATTACCTACCCGGCGCAACCACCGCGCGATATTGCCGATGGCTACCTCTTTTTGCCCACCCTGGGCTCTTTGGACTTGCACCTGATTTCCGAAGGCCGCCACGAACGCCTGTGGGAAGTACTCGGCGCCAACCTCAAGACCTACCCTTCTGAGCTCGGCGAGATTACCGGCACTGCTTTTGCCGTGTGGGCCCCGAACGCCGAAGGTGTCTCCGTGGTGGGAGATTTCTGTGGGTGGAATGCCGCGCAATACCCCATGCGCTCTTTGGGCTCGACTGGCATTTGGGAAGTATTTATCCCCGGTGTCGGCGCAGGTGAACGTTATAAATTCGCGATTCACACCAAAGACGGCCACCGCATTGATAAAGCCGACCCGATGGCGCGCAAGACGCTTGCCCCACCAGAGACGGCATCGGTTATTGAAACCTCGGATTATCAGTGGACGGACGGCGAATGGATTAATTCCCGCACGACCGATTTAGATGTGCCCATGAGCGTCTATGAAGTCCACGTTGGTTCGTGGAAACAGGGCTCGAACTATGCCACGTTGCAAGAAGAGCTTATCCCCTACTTGTTAGAACATGGCTTTACCCATGTGGAGCTCATGCCCGTTGCCGAGCACCCCTTCGGTGGGTCCTGGGGATATCAGGTCTCCAGTTATTACGCACCCAGTGCCCGCTGGGGTAACCCGGATGACCTGCGCTCGCTTATCGATGCCCTGCATAATGCCGGCATCGGCGTCATCGTCGACTGGGTACCCGCGCACTTTCCCAAAGATTCCTTCTCCTTGGGCAAATTCGATGGTCAAGCCTGCTACGAGCACCCCGACCCGCGCCGGGGCGAGCAACAAGACTGGGGCACGTACGTCTTTGATTTTGGCCGCAATGAAGTGCGCAACTTCCTCGTGGCCAACGCGTTGTATTGGGCAGAGGAATTCCACATCGATGGCCTACGCGTCGATGCCGTAGCCTCCATGCTGTATTTGGACTACTCGCGCGATGACTGGATTCCGAATGTCCACGGCGGGCGTGAAAACCTCGAAGCCGTGCACTTTTTGCAAGAAGCCAATGCCACCTTGCACCGCCACCACCCCGGTGTGCTTACTATCGCGGAAGAGTCCACCTCCTGGCCTGGGGTGACCGATTCCACCGAAAATGGTGGTCTGGGCTTTAACCTGAAGTGGAATATGGGCTGGATGAATGACACCCTCGAATACTTTGGCTACGACCCCATCCACCGCAGCTACCACCACAATGAGCTGACCTTTTCCATGGTCTACGCCTACTCGGAGCGCTACATGCTGCCCTTTAGCCATGATGAAGTAGTCCACGGCAAGGGCACCTTGTGGACTCGGATGCCCGGTGATGACTGGAATAAGGCCGCGGGTGTGCGCGCGCTATTTGGCTATATGTTTAGCCACCCCGGCAAAAAGCTCATGTTCATGGGCTGCGAATTCGGCCAGACCACCGAATGGTCGGAGGCACACTCCGTGGATTGGTCCAACTTGGAAGGTTGGGGCCATGAATACCACCACGGCATCAAGCGCCTAGTTCGCGACCTCAACCACACCTATCAACAGCACCCCGCGCTGTGGTCACAAGACTTTAGCCAAGATGGTTTCCAGTGGGTCAAAGCCGACGATGCCAATAACTCCATCCTCGGCTACGTCCGCTATGGCACCGATGGCTCCGTCATCCTCGCGGTCTGTAACTTTGCCGGTACCTCGCAGCCAGACTATGGCATGTGGGTGCCTGAAGATGGCACCTGGGAGCTTATTTTCAACACCGACGATAAAGCCTACGAAGGCGCCGGCAATGACCTTGCTCAGCAGATAACCTCGGCTGATAATTCGACGAACCTGCACATTCCGGCTCAGTCCGTACAGTGGTACAAGCTCCAGCGCTAG
- a CDS encoding F0F1 ATP synthase subunit delta, with amino-acid sequence MKAASRESLASALESLDSNLAAQAGVAVSTLTGMELFEVAQVLGEDRELRGAIIDESASTDSRKKLVDDLFGAKVSAATLQVLEQVASSKWSSAREMVSGLVALSRRALMRGAESEGQLGQVEDELFRLSRILDREGELTQLLSDRAAEPARKRKLLADVLYGKVTKFTEALALQVIDRPEHNPIDDVAHLATQAAELQGRSVAHVVSAGELNEGQQAVLAEKLGKIYGRAMSIHSEVDTSLLGGMTIRVGDEVIDGSTAGKIERLRTALK; translated from the coding sequence ATGAAGGCAGCTAGCCGCGAATCGCTGGCATCCGCTCTTGAGTCGCTGGATTCTAATCTGGCAGCTCAAGCTGGTGTCGCAGTGTCCACTTTGACCGGCATGGAACTGTTCGAGGTCGCCCAGGTTTTGGGTGAAGACCGCGAACTTCGTGGGGCAATCATTGATGAGTCTGCCTCCACCGACTCCCGCAAGAAGCTCGTTGATGATCTCTTCGGCGCAAAGGTTTCAGCTGCAACTCTGCAGGTTCTGGAACAAGTTGCATCCTCGAAGTGGTCGAGCGCTCGCGAGATGGTTTCCGGTCTGGTTGCACTTTCACGTCGTGCTTTGATGCGCGGTGCGGAAAGTGAAGGACAACTAGGTCAGGTTGAAGATGAACTCTTCCGCTTGTCCCGGATCCTGGACCGCGAAGGCGAACTAACCCAGCTGCTTTCTGACCGAGCTGCGGAACCTGCGCGTAAGCGCAAGTTGCTGGCAGATGTGCTCTACGGAAAGGTCACCAAATTCACCGAGGCGCTCGCGCTGCAGGTAATTGACCGCCCAGAGCACAACCCAATCGATGACGTAGCGCATTTGGCAACCCAGGCAGCAGAGCTGCAAGGGCGTTCCGTTGCACACGTTGTTAGCGCGGGTGAACTCAACGAAGGCCAGCAGGCAGTACTCGCCGAGAAGCTGGGCAAGATTTATGGTCGTGCGATGTCCATCCACTCTGAGGTTGACACCAGCCTCCTCGGTGGTATGACAATCCGCGTAGGTGACGAAGTCATTGACGGTTCTACCGCAGGCAAGATTGAGCGCCTGCGTACCGCTTTGAAGTAG
- a CDS encoding F0F1 ATP synthase subunit gamma: MANLRELRDRIRSVNSTKKITKAQELIATSRITKAQAKVEASQPYANEMSNMMNRLASVSTLDHPMLRYREDSKVAAVLVVTSDRGMCGGYNNNVFKKAAELEGLLRGQGFDVVRYVTGGKGVGYYNFREKEVVGSWTGFSQDPSWEATHDVRHHLVDGFIAGSEGTTPAREGVNTEDQTVKGFDQVHVVYTEFESMLVQTPRAHQLLPIEPVIKEEELHLGESALENTPDKDAISADYDFEPDPDTLLSALLPQYVSRVLFSMFLEASASESAARRTAMKAATDNANDLVTDLSRVANQARQAQITQEITEIVGGAGALAESAESD, from the coding sequence ATGGCAAATCTTCGCGAATTACGCGACCGAATCCGGTCCGTGAACTCGACTAAGAAGATCACCAAGGCGCAGGAGCTAATTGCAACTTCGCGTATTACCAAGGCGCAAGCCAAGGTAGAGGCGTCGCAGCCCTATGCCAACGAGATGTCGAATATGATGAATCGTTTGGCATCGGTTAGTACATTGGATCACCCAATGCTGCGCTATCGTGAAGACAGCAAGGTTGCTGCCGTACTCGTGGTCACTTCTGACCGCGGTATGTGTGGTGGTTACAACAACAACGTCTTTAAGAAGGCTGCCGAGCTCGAAGGACTCCTTCGGGGTCAAGGCTTCGACGTTGTTCGCTATGTAACTGGTGGTAAAGGCGTCGGCTACTACAACTTCCGTGAAAAGGAAGTTGTCGGCAGCTGGACTGGCTTTTCTCAGGACCCATCCTGGGAAGCTACCCACGACGTTCGTCACCACTTAGTTGACGGCTTCATTGCCGGCTCGGAAGGTACAACTCCAGCCCGTGAGGGCGTGAACACGGAAGACCAGACTGTTAAGGGTTTCGACCAAGTACACGTCGTCTACACCGAGTTTGAATCCATGCTGGTTCAAACTCCACGTGCGCACCAGTTGTTGCCGATTGAACCGGTAATCAAAGAAGAGGAACTTCACCTGGGCGAGTCTGCACTGGAAAATACTCCAGACAAAGATGCTATCTCTGCAGACTACGACTTCGAACCGGATCCAGATACTTTGCTATCGGCTCTGTTGCCTCAGTACGTATCACGCGTCCTTTTCTCGATGTTCTTGGAAGCTTCGGCTTCTGAGTCCGCAGCTCGTCGAACTGCAATGAAGGCTGCTACTGACAACGCCAATGATTTGGTCACGGACTTGTCTCGTGTTGCCAACCAGGCTCGTCAGGCGCAGATTACCCAGGAAATCACAGAAATCGTCGGTGGCGCTGGCGCGCTCGCCGAAAGCGCAGAAAGTGACTAG
- the atpD gene encoding F0F1 ATP synthase subunit beta, producing the protein MTTALHEQNTQDSAVAGRVVRVIGPVVDVEFPRGGLPELYNALTVEIELEAVARTITLEVAQHLGDNLVRAVSMAPTDGLVRGAAVTDTQKPISVPVGDVVKGHVFNALGDCLDEPGLGRDGEQWGIHREPPAFDQLEGKTEILETGIKVIDLLTPYVKGGKIGLFGGAGVGKTVLIQEMITRIAREFSGTSVFAGVGERTREGTDLFLEMEEMGVLQDTALVFGQMDEPPGVRMRVALSGLTMAEYFRDVQGQDVLLFIDNIFRFTQAGSEVSTLLGRMPSAVGYQPTLADEMGVLQERITSTKGKSITSLQAVYVPADDYTDPAPATTFAHLDATTELDRAIASKGIYPAVNPLTSTSRILEPSIVGERHYAVAQRVINILQKNKELQDIIAILGMDELSEEDKITVQRARRLERFLGQNFFVAEKFTGLPGSYVSLSDTIDAFERICNGEFDHYPEQAFNGLGGLDDVEEAYKKLTEK; encoded by the coding sequence ATGACTACAGCTCTGCATGAGCAGAACACACAGGACTCGGCAGTAGCCGGCCGTGTGGTGCGTGTCATCGGTCCGGTCGTCGACGTGGAGTTCCCGCGCGGCGGACTACCGGAACTGTACAATGCACTGACCGTTGAGATTGAACTCGAGGCAGTTGCACGCACCATTACTCTTGAGGTTGCACAGCACCTCGGCGATAACCTCGTTCGTGCCGTATCCATGGCACCTACCGATGGCCTCGTCCGTGGCGCCGCTGTAACCGATACCCAAAAGCCAATCTCCGTTCCAGTCGGCGATGTTGTTAAGGGCCACGTCTTTAACGCATTGGGCGACTGCTTGGACGAGCCAGGCTTGGGTCGCGATGGTGAGCAGTGGGGTATCCACCGCGAACCACCAGCATTCGACCAGCTCGAGGGCAAGACTGAAATCCTCGAAACCGGTATTAAGGTCATCGACCTGCTGACCCCTTACGTTAAGGGCGGTAAGATTGGCCTCTTCGGTGGTGCGGGTGTTGGTAAGACCGTTCTCATTCAGGAAATGATTACTCGTATCGCACGCGAGTTCTCTGGTACCTCCGTGTTCGCCGGCGTCGGCGAGCGTACCCGTGAGGGCACCGACTTGTTCCTGGAAATGGAAGAAATGGGCGTACTGCAGGACACCGCCCTCGTGTTCGGCCAGATGGACGAACCACCAGGAGTTCGTATGCGTGTGGCTCTGTCCGGTCTGACCATGGCGGAGTACTTCCGCGATGTTCAGGGCCAGGACGTGCTGCTGTTTATTGACAACATCTTCCGTTTCACCCAGGCTGGCTCTGAGGTATCGACCCTGCTGGGCCGCATGCCTTCCGCCGTTGGCTACCAGCCAACCCTGGCTGATGAGATGGGTGTTCTCCAGGAGCGCATTACCTCGACCAAGGGTAAGTCGATTACGTCTCTGCAGGCCGTTTACGTCCCTGCCGATGACTACACCGACCCAGCTCCAGCGACGACATTCGCTCACTTGGATGCAACCACCGAGCTTGACCGTGCAATTGCTTCCAAGGGTATCTACCCAGCTGTGAACCCACTGACCTCGACGTCTCGTATTCTCGAGCCAAGCATCGTTGGTGAGCGACACTATGCTGTTGCACAGCGCGTGATCAACATTTTGCAGAAGAACAAGGAACTGCAGGATATTATCGCGATTCTGGGTATGGACGAGCTGTCTGAAGAGGACAAGATCACCGTTCAGCGCGCACGTCGCCTCGAGCGTTTCTTGGGCCAGAACTTCTTCGTCGCAGAGAAGTTCACCGGCTTGCCAGGCTCTTACGTCTCGTTGTCCGATACCATCGACGCTTTTGAGCGCATCTGCAATGGCGAATTCGACCACTACCCAGAGCAGGCCTTCAACGGCTTGGGTGGCTTGGACGACGTCGAAGAAGCGTACAAGAAGCTGACTGAGAAGTAG
- the atpA gene encoding F0F1 ATP synthase subunit alpha, with protein sequence MAELTISSDEIRSAIANYTSSYSAEASREEVGVVISAADGIAQVSGLPSVMANELLEFPGGVIGVAQNLETNSIGVVVLGNYESLKEGDQVKRTGEVLSIPVGEEFLGRVINPLGQPIDGLGPIAGEEDRVLELQAPSVLQRQPVEEPLQTGIKAIDAMTPIGRGQRQLIIGDRKTGKTAVCIDTILNQKANWESGDKDKQVRCIYVAIGQKGSTIAGVRKTLEEQGALDYTTIVAAPASDSAGFKWLAPFSGAALGQHWMYQGNHVLVIYDDLTKQAEAYRAISLLLRRPPGREAYPGDVFYLHSRLLERAAKLSDDLGAGSLTALPIIETKANDVSAFIPTNVISITDGQVFLESDLFNQGVRPAINVGVSVSRVGGAAQTKGMKKVAGNLRLDLASYRDLQGFAAFASDLDPVSKAQLERGERLVELLKQSESSPQPVEYQMVSIFLAEEGVFDVVPVEDVRRFEVDVQEYLQQNTPEVYEQIAGGKAFTDESKEALLAAAEDFTPTFRTTEGHNLGTEAPVDPLDEDEVKKTEVTVSRKSTK encoded by the coding sequence ATGGCGGAGCTGACGATCTCCTCCGATGAGATCCGTAGCGCGATAGCGAACTACACCTCGAGCTACTCCGCGGAGGCCTCCCGTGAGGAGGTCGGCGTGGTCATTTCGGCAGCTGATGGTATTGCACAGGTTTCTGGCTTGCCTTCAGTTATGGCGAATGAGCTGCTCGAGTTCCCAGGCGGCGTAATCGGCGTCGCACAGAACCTTGAAACCAACTCCATTGGCGTTGTTGTTCTAGGTAACTACGAGTCCCTTAAAGAAGGCGACCAAGTAAAGCGAACTGGAGAGGTTCTCTCCATTCCAGTGGGCGAGGAATTCCTCGGCCGCGTTATTAACCCATTGGGTCAGCCTATTGACGGCCTCGGCCCAATTGCTGGCGAAGAGGACCGCGTCCTCGAGCTGCAGGCACCTTCCGTGCTGCAGCGTCAGCCAGTTGAAGAACCACTGCAGACTGGTATCAAGGCTATCGACGCCATGACGCCTATCGGCCGTGGCCAGCGTCAGCTGATCATTGGTGACCGTAAGACTGGTAAAACCGCAGTCTGCATCGACACCATCTTGAACCAGAAGGCTAACTGGGAGTCCGGCGACAAGGACAAGCAAGTTCGCTGTATCTACGTCGCTATTGGTCAGAAGGGCTCCACTATCGCTGGTGTCCGCAAGACCCTCGAAGAGCAGGGTGCTTTGGACTACACCACGATCGTGGCTGCTCCTGCGTCTGACTCCGCTGGCTTTAAGTGGTTGGCTCCATTCTCCGGCGCTGCCCTTGGTCAGCACTGGATGTACCAGGGCAACCACGTTCTGGTCATCTACGATGACTTGACCAAGCAGGCTGAGGCTTACCGTGCGATTTCCCTGCTGCTGCGTCGTCCACCGGGACGCGAAGCTTACCCAGGTGACGTCTTCTACCTGCACTCCCGTCTGTTGGAGCGTGCTGCAAAGCTGTCCGACGACTTGGGCGCTGGTTCCTTGACCGCACTGCCAATTATTGAAACCAAGGCGAATGACGTTTCGGCGTTCATTCCAACCAACGTTATTTCCATTACCGACGGCCAGGTCTTCCTGGAGTCCGACCTGTTCAACCAGGGCGTCCGTCCGGCAATTAACGTCGGTGTTTCGGTTTCTCGTGTTGGTGGCGCTGCGCAGACCAAGGGTATGAAGAAGGTTGCAGGTAACCTGCGTCTTGACCTCGCTTCTTACCGTGACCTCCAGGGCTTCGCTGCCTTCGCTTCTGACTTGGACCCAGTGTCCAAGGCACAGCTTGAGCGCGGCGAGCGTCTGGTTGAGCTGCTGAAGCAGTCTGAGTCTTCTCCTCAGCCAGTGGAATACCAGATGGTTTCCATCTTCTTGGCCGAGGAAGGCGTCTTCGACGTCGTTCCCGTCGAAGATGTCCGTCGCTTCGAGGTGGACGTGCAGGAGTACCTGCAGCAGAACACCCCTGAGGTCTACGAGCAGATCGCTGGCGGCAAGGCATTCACCGATGAGTCCAAGGAAGCATTGTTGGCTGCTGCCGAAGACTTCACTCCTACCTTCCGCACCACCGAAGGCCACAACTTGGGCACTGAAGCTCCAGTTGATCCTTTGGATGAAGACGAAGTTAAGAAGACCGAAGTCACCGTCTCCCGTAAGTCGACTAAGTAA
- a CDS encoding F0F1 ATP synthase subunit B: MNNVFYYLAAEGESLPMEGGNSILLPKTYDIVWSLIPFVIILIVFAMFVIPKFQELLQEREDRIEGGIKRAEAQQAEAKAALEKYNAQLADARAEAAEIREQARERGKQIEAEAKTQAEEEAQRIVAGGEKQLEASRAQVVSELRSEIGQNSINLAEKLLGGELSESTKQSSTIDNFLSELDSVASAGK; encoded by the coding sequence ATGAACAACGTCTTTTACTATCTTGCAGCGGAAGGAGAGTCCCTTCCGATGGAAGGTGGCAACTCTATTCTGCTTCCCAAGACATATGACATCGTCTGGTCTCTGATCCCGTTCGTAATCATCCTTATTGTCTTCGCAATGTTCGTCATTCCGAAGTTCCAGGAACTATTGCAAGAACGTGAAGACCGGATTGAGGGCGGCATTAAGCGCGCTGAGGCCCAGCAGGCCGAAGCAAAGGCTGCTCTTGAGAAGTACAACGCACAGCTTGCCGATGCTCGCGCAGAGGCAGCTGAGATCCGTGAGCAGGCGCGTGAGCGCGGCAAGCAGATTGAAGCAGAGGCAAAGACCCAGGCAGAGGAAGAAGCACAGCGTATTGTCGCCGGCGGCGAAAAGCAGCTCGAAGCTTCCCGTGCTCAGGTCGTTTCCGAACTGCGTTCCGAAATCGGACAGAACTCCATCAACTTGGCTGAGAAACTGCTCGGTGGTGAACTCTCTGAGTCCACTAAGCAGTCATCGACCATTGATAACTTCCTGTCCGAGCTCGACTCTGTGGCATCGGCCGGAAAGTAG
- the nucS gene encoding endonuclease NucS, with amino-acid sequence MRLVIARCSVDYVGRLDAHLPMADRLLLLKADGSVSVHADDRAYKPLNWMTPPCTLEESEIKDIDGEHTGEYLWLVENKKGDQLRITIEEIHQDIEVELGEDPGLVKDGVEAHLQELLAEHITTLGKGYTLVRREYPTAIGPVDIMAQDAAKGYVAVEIKRRGDIDGVEQLTRYLELLNRDDLLAPVTGVFAAQEIKPQARTLAEDRGIRCVILDYQELRGIESNELRLF; translated from the coding sequence ATGCGTTTAGTCATCGCCCGTTGCTCTGTCGATTATGTTGGCCGTTTGGATGCCCACCTTCCCATGGCCGATCGCCTGCTGTTGTTAAAAGCGGACGGTTCCGTCTCCGTGCACGCGGATGATAGGGCCTACAAGCCTTTGAACTGGATGACTCCACCGTGCACCCTAGAAGAGTCTGAAATCAAAGATATCGACGGCGAGCACACCGGCGAGTATTTGTGGCTGGTAGAAAATAAAAAAGGCGACCAGCTGCGGATTACTATCGAAGAAATCCACCAAGACATCGAGGTGGAACTCGGCGAAGACCCAGGTTTGGTCAAAGACGGCGTAGAAGCGCACTTGCAGGAACTACTGGCAGAGCACATCACCACCTTGGGCAAAGGCTATACCTTGGTACGCCGTGAGTACCCCACAGCCATTGGCCCAGTAGACATCATGGCCCAAGATGCCGCAAAGGGATATGTGGCGGTAGAAATCAAGCGTCGTGGCGATATCGACGGCGTGGAACAGCTCACCCGTTATCTAGAGCTCTTAAACCGCGATGACCTTCTCGCACCGGTTACAGGTGTATTTGCAGCCCAAGAGATTAAGCCGCAGGCGCGCACTTTGGCAGAAGATCGCGGTATTCGCTGCGTCATCTTGGATTACCAAGAATTACGCGGTATCGAATCCAACGAACTACGATTGTTTTAA
- a CDS encoding thiamine-binding protein — protein sequence MIVAFSVAPTITNSPDAEMSEAVAEAVRVVRESGLPHETNAMFTLVEGEWDEVFGVIKKATEVVEAVSPRVSLVIKADIRPGYTDRIRGKVDAIDRHLGPDAAQ from the coding sequence ATGATTGTTGCGTTTTCTGTAGCTCCTACTATTACCAATTCTCCTGATGCCGAGATGTCCGAGGCTGTGGCTGAAGCTGTGCGCGTAGTGCGTGAATCTGGCTTGCCGCATGAAACCAATGCCATGTTCACCCTTGTTGAAGGTGAATGGGATGAGGTCTTTGGCGTTATCAAAAAGGCCACGGAAGTGGTGGAAGCTGTATCCCCACGGGTTTCTTTAGTGATTAAGGCAGATATTCGCCCGGGCTACACTGACCGCATTCGGGGCAAGGTGGACGCGATTGATCGCCACTTAGGCCCAGACGCTGCACAATAG
- a CDS encoding DUF2550 domain-containing protein: MSVVSVILWILAIIAILCVFFAAMRFFTLRSRGASVLMRKLPARGYHGWRHGVLRYKGDEVDFFKLRSVSPMADHSFSRLDIELLDSRPATDGEAAFISDDYELIRFISAGREYELACTQHALMAFGAWVEASPSQRREKIDFRRLRDRAERPRGSNMPYDPTTWTSYNGK; encoded by the coding sequence ATGAGCGTGGTTTCGGTAATCCTTTGGATTCTGGCCATTATTGCCATTTTGTGTGTTTTCTTTGCGGCAATGCGCTTTTTCACTCTGCGCTCTCGCGGTGCTTCGGTCTTGATGCGCAAGCTCCCGGCCAGGGGGTACCACGGTTGGCGTCATGGCGTACTGCGCTACAAGGGCGACGAAGTGGATTTTTTCAAGCTCCGCTCCGTATCACCTATGGCTGACCATTCTTTTAGCCGCCTCGACATCGAGTTGTTGGATTCACGTCCCGCAACTGATGGCGAGGCTGCTTTTATTTCTGATGACTATGAGCTCATCCGCTTTATCTCCGCCGGCCGTGAATACGAACTAGCATGCACGCAGCACGCTCTCATGGCCTTTGGAGCCTGGGTGGAGGCATCTCCCTCACAGCGCCGGGAGAAGATTGATTTCCGCCGTCTGCGCGATAGGGCAGAGCGCCCCCGCGGAAGCAATATGCCCTATGACCCGACTACGTGGACGAGCTACAACGGCAAGTAG
- a CDS encoding tetratricopeptide repeat protein, protein MTNPQSGFVGGALDLSQVKAQAEAREAAKNQSNSAGQTGGIAPFFDVTDGNFENEVVRRSTQIPVIAIIGTPRSPASEQLKADFKELAEAGGLKFIVGYIDADTFPQIAQVFGVQQLPTVVAIGAGQPLTNFEGAQPKEALQQWVDALVDQIGPKLKGLDAQDMPQEAESQEVAEDPRLAEAESKLNQSDFDGAMAVYDSILADEPDNAEIRQARNTTQLLKRLDPANRTTDPIAAAQQEPENIDAQFNAADAEIVAGNPEAGFDRLIALIAGNVSGEKDKVRDRLLELFALFDATDPRVLAARTKLASSLY, encoded by the coding sequence ATGACCAATCCGCAGTCAGGTTTCGTCGGTGGTGCTTTGGATTTAAGCCAAGTTAAAGCCCAGGCAGAAGCCCGCGAAGCAGCGAAGAATCAGTCGAATTCCGCCGGACAAACTGGTGGCATCGCGCCCTTTTTCGACGTCACGGATGGCAACTTTGAAAATGAGGTTGTACGCCGCTCCACGCAGATTCCTGTCATCGCAATTATCGGCACCCCGCGTTCACCAGCATCGGAGCAGCTCAAAGCCGACTTCAAAGAACTTGCTGAGGCCGGCGGCCTAAAGTTCATCGTCGGCTATATTGATGCGGATACTTTCCCACAGATTGCTCAGGTCTTCGGGGTACAGCAGTTGCCTACGGTAGTGGCCATCGGTGCTGGGCAACCGTTGACGAATTTTGAAGGCGCGCAGCCAAAAGAAGCCTTGCAACAGTGGGTGGATGCTTTAGTCGATCAAATCGGTCCCAAGCTCAAAGGCCTAGACGCGCAAGATATGCCGCAGGAAGCAGAGTCCCAGGAGGTCGCAGAAGACCCACGGTTGGCCGAAGCCGAGTCAAAGCTTAATCAAAGCGACTTCGATGGCGCGATGGCGGTGTATGACTCGATTCTCGCCGATGAGCCAGACAATGCTGAAATCCGGCAGGCACGCAATACCACGCAGCTGCTCAAGCGCCTCGATCCGGCAAATCGCACCACGGATCCGATCGCTGCGGCGCAGCAGGAGCCAGAAAACATCGACGCGCAATTTAATGCCGCCGATGCAGAGATTGTCGCTGGTAATCCCGAGGCCGGCTTCGACCGCCTCATTGCGTTGATTGCCGGCAACGTGTCGGGAGAAAAGGACAAGGTGCGCGATAGGCTGCTGGAGCTTTTTGCGCTTTTCGATGCCACCGATCCGCGCGTTCTCGCCGCCCGCACGAAGCTTGCCAGCTCGTTGTACTAA